One Comamonas endophytica DNA window includes the following coding sequences:
- the msrA gene encoding peptide-methionine (S)-S-oxide reductase MsrA, translating into MQETIYLAGGCFWCTEAVFDRVRGVIDVQSGYANGHVDHPSYEQICTGTTGHAEVVRLVFDPQVIGLRQLLEIFFATHDPTTLNRQGNDVGTQYRSGIYFVDALQAEVARAVIDELAPEAGGPIVTEVLPLQSYWPAEDYHQDYFRQHPEQGYCAFVVSPKVQKFRKSFSEWMKPGA; encoded by the coding sequence ATGCAAGAAACCATTTACCTCGCCGGTGGCTGCTTCTGGTGCACCGAGGCCGTTTTCGACCGCGTACGCGGCGTGATCGACGTGCAAAGCGGCTATGCCAACGGCCATGTCGACCACCCCAGCTATGAGCAGATCTGCACCGGCACGACCGGCCACGCCGAAGTCGTGCGCCTGGTCTTCGATCCCCAGGTCATCGGCCTGCGCCAGTTGCTGGAGATCTTCTTCGCCACGCACGACCCGACCACGCTCAACCGCCAGGGCAACGACGTGGGAACGCAGTACCGCAGCGGCATCTACTTCGTCGACGCATTGCAGGCCGAGGTCGCGCGCGCAGTGATCGACGAGCTCGCGCCCGAAGCCGGAGGCCCCATCGTGACCGAGGTGCTGCCGCTGCAGAGCTACTGGCCCGCGGAGGACTATCACCAGGACTATTTCCGCCAGCATCCGGAGCAGGGCTACTGCGCGTTCGTGGTCAGCCCCAAGGTGCAGAAGTTCCGCAAGAGCTTTTCCGAATGGATGAAGCCGGGCGCCTGA